A genomic stretch from Planctomycetia bacterium includes:
- a CDS encoding farnesyl diphosphate synthase has protein sequence MSASVASFPQLVAARTPRVESALRSYIDRLPDGCPDRLREAIAYSLLAPGKRLRPLLVLMAAEACGSDSDEAALTAACAVEMVHCYSLVHDDLPAMDDDDLRRGRPTCHKVYGDGLAILVGDALLTLAFEVLAHDVRPAQAALACCRELTKAAGAAQLVGGQADDLAGVDAANDLESLKSIHRRKTGAMFLASLKLGAITAGADHVQLRALEDYGAALGVAFQISDDLLDVEGNEAALGKRVGKDAGRGKLTFPGLLGIEESRQWAVALVDEACTALAGLGPRAASLEALARYVLERDR, from the coding sequence GTGAGCGCCTCGGTCGCTTCGTTTCCGCAGCTCGTCGCCGCACGGACGCCGCGCGTCGAATCCGCGCTGCGGAGCTACATCGACCGTCTTCCGGATGGCTGCCCGGACCGGCTGCGCGAAGCGATTGCTTACAGTTTGTTGGCTCCCGGCAAGCGTTTACGGCCGCTGCTGGTGTTAATGGCGGCCGAGGCTTGCGGTTCAGATTCCGACGAAGCGGCGCTGACCGCCGCGTGTGCGGTCGAGATGGTCCACTGCTATTCGCTGGTTCATGACGACCTGCCGGCCATGGACGACGACGACCTGCGCCGCGGTCGCCCGACCTGTCATAAGGTCTACGGCGATGGCCTGGCGATTCTCGTGGGCGACGCGTTGTTGACCCTGGCTTTCGAAGTCCTGGCACACGACGTGCGACCGGCGCAGGCGGCATTGGCTTGCTGCCGTGAATTGACGAAGGCGGCGGGAGCGGCGCAGCTCGTCGGCGGACAAGCGGATGATCTGGCGGGCGTCGACGCGGCGAACGACCTGGAGTCGCTCAAGTCGATTCACCGCCGCAAGACCGGCGCGATGTTTCTGGCGTCGCTGAAATTGGGAGCGATCACCGCGGGGGCCGATCACGTACAACTCAGGGCTCTGGAAGACTACGGCGCGGCGCTCGGCGTGGCCTTCCAGATCTCTGACGACCTGCTGGACGTAGAGGGGAACGAGGCCGCGCTCGGGAAGCGCGTGGGGAAAGACGCCGGGCGAGGCAAACTCACCTTCCCGGGGTTGCTCGGAATCGAAGAGAGCCGTCAATGGGCCGTAGCGCTCGTTGACGAGGCATGCACGGCTTTGGCCGGACTGGGGCCGCGAGCCGCCAGCTTGGAAGCACTGGCTCGCTACGTGTTGGAAAGGGATCGTTGA